The following is a genomic window from Marinobacter sp. NP-4(2019).
TTACTGCATTCTGATCACACTGCAATGATCCACTGGAACAGATGCGTACCCTAGCGATCGCAGCTTGTTATTTTTTTAAACACTGCCTTTCAAATGGTGTCAGATCACAAAAAGCTGTACAAACTCGTGAACCGGCATGTTTTCAAGGACCTTCTGATCTTTGCACAAGTGAAATATCTCTCCGCAGCGTTCAGCAGGAAACCGGGTTGCCAGGTTGTTGCGGAATTTTTCCTCTAACAGCGGAATCCCCTCTTTCCGACGGCGCCGGTGGCCAATGGGGTACTCTACCGCCACCTTGTCGGTACTGGTTCTATCCTTAAAGAACACTTGAATGGCATTGGCAATCGAACGTTTGTCTGGTTCCAGGTACTCACGCGTGTAACGCTCATCTTCCACAATGTCCATTTTGGAGCGGATCTTGTCGATAATGGGATTGGCCTCGTGGAAGCCATCTTCGTAGTGCTCGGCCGTCAGGCTACCGAAGATCAGGGGAACTGCCGCCATATATTGCAGGCAATGATCCCGATCCGCTGCGTTGGCAAGCTTGCCTTCCTTGGAGATGATGCGAATAGCGGACTCATGGGTGGTGATGACAATACGATCGATGTCATCGAGCCGGTCGTTCACCTGCGGATGCAGGGTAACGGCAGCCTCGGCCGCGGTCTGTGCATGGAACTCCGCCGGGAAAGAAATCTTGAACAGGATGTTTTCCATCACATAGGAGCCGAAATCCTGAGGCAGGGTAAACCGCTGCTTGTCCTTCGGCTTCAGTTTCTGGTCTTTGTTGGTCTTGCTGAACAGCACATCGTAGAAGCCCCACTGGGGCGCCGTCAGCACACCGGGAATGCCCATTTCCCCGCGCATGGCGATATCCGCCAGGCGTACCGCCCTGGAGGTGGCATCGCCCGCCGCCCAGGATTTACGGGAACCGGCATTCGGCGCATGACGATAGGTACGGAGAGACTGGCCGTCTACCCAGGCATGGGACAACGCGGATAACAGCTGCTCACGGCTGGCACCCATAAGCTTGGCGGTAACCGCCGTTGATGCCACCTTGACCAGCACCACGTGATCCAGCCCCACCCGGTTGAAGGAATTCTCCAACGCCAGCACACCCTGGATTTCATGGGCCATGATCATGGCTTCGAGTACTGTTCGCATGGTGAGGGGCTCTTTGCCCCCGGCCACGCGTTTCTGGGAGAGATGATCCGCGACCGCCAGAATACCGCCGAGGTTGTCCGATGGATGCCCCCACTCTGCTGCCAGCCAGGTATCGTTATAATCCAGCCAGCGCACAATGCAGCCGATATCCCATGCGGCCTTTACCGGATCCAGACGAAAGGACGTACCCGGAACCCGCGCGCCATGGGGAACCGCCGTTCCCTCGACGA
Proteins encoded in this region:
- the prpD gene encoding 2-methylcitrate dehydratase, whose protein sequence is MSSNVDQNVRPDYDDVLQKIADYVLNYEVDSTEAWDTARNCLMDTLGCGLLALRFPECTKHLGPIVEGTAVPHGARVPGTSFRLDPVKAAWDIGCIVRWLDYNDTWLAAEWGHPSDNLGGILAVADHLSQKRVAGGKEPLTMRTVLEAMIMAHEIQGVLALENSFNRVGLDHVVLVKVASTAVTAKLMGASREQLLSALSHAWVDGQSLRTYRHAPNAGSRKSWAAGDATSRAVRLADIAMRGEMGIPGVLTAPQWGFYDVLFSKTNKDQKLKPKDKQRFTLPQDFGSYVMENILFKISFPAEFHAQTAAEAAVTLHPQVNDRLDDIDRIVITTHESAIRIISKEGKLANAADRDHCLQYMAAVPLIFGSLTAEHYEDGFHEANPIIDKIRSKMDIVEDERYTREYLEPDKRSIANAIQVFFKDRTSTDKVAVEYPIGHRRRRKEGIPLLEEKFRNNLATRFPAERCGEIFHLCKDQKVLENMPVHEFVQLFVI